One region of Ahniella affigens genomic DNA includes:
- a CDS encoding DUF4156 domain-containing protein — MKRILVLGLVATLGACTWVKMDQGADQVRVAEGSDLSACENKGTVTASVRAKVGFYERNDMKVEDELETMARNSAVDAGADTIQALGDVADGEQKFGMFRCR, encoded by the coding sequence ATGAAGCGGATTCTGGTTCTTGGATTGGTCGCCACGCTCGGCGCTTGCACGTGGGTCAAGATGGATCAGGGCGCTGACCAAGTACGTGTCGCCGAAGGTTCCGATTTGTCTGCCTGCGAGAACAAGGGCACCGTGACGGCATCGGTGCGCGCCAAGGTGGGCTTTTACGAGCGCAACGACATGAAGGTCGAAGACGAATTGGAAACGATGGCACGCAACTCGGCCGTTGATGCCGGCGCCGACACGATTCAGGCCCTGGGCGACGTGGCCGACGGCGAACAAAAGTTCGGAATGTTTCGCTGCCGCTGA
- the hutU gene encoding urocanate hydratase, which translates to MSFSSRRDESRVIRAPRGNQLHCKNWLAEAAYRMIQNNLDPEVAEDPKSLVVYGGIGRAARDWASFDAILKTLQELNDDETLLIQSGKPVGVFPSHADAPRVLLANSNLVPAWATWEHFNELDRKGLMMYGQMTAGSWIYIGSQGIVQGTYETFVEMGRQHYAGSLRGKWILTAGLGGMGGAQPLAASLAGACSLNIECQQSRIDFRIKTRYVDEQAKDLDDALARIAHYTAAGEAKSIALLGNAAEILPEMVRRGVRPDAVTDQTSAHDPVNGYLPLGWTVEQWLERRVSDPVGTARAAKQSMRVHVEAMLAFQKMGAPTFDYGNNIRQMAKDEGLSNAFDFPGFVPAYVRPLFCRGIGPFRWVALSGDPEDILKTDAKVKELIPDDPHLHNWLDMAEQRIAFQGLPARICWVGLGQRHRLALAFNEMVRNGELKAPIVIGRDHLDSGSVASPNRETEAMKDGSDAVSDWPLLNAMLNVAGGATWVSLHHGGGVGMGYSQHSGVVIVCDGTEAADRRLARVLWNDPGTGVMRHADAGYEIAQQCAREQGLNLPML; encoded by the coding sequence ATGAGCTTTTCCTCCCGTCGCGATGAGTCCCGCGTCATCCGCGCCCCGCGTGGCAACCAGCTGCATTGCAAGAACTGGCTCGCCGAAGCCGCGTATCGGATGATTCAGAACAACCTGGATCCGGAAGTGGCCGAGGACCCGAAATCGCTGGTGGTCTACGGCGGCATTGGCCGCGCCGCCCGAGATTGGGCCAGTTTCGATGCGATTCTGAAAACGCTCCAGGAACTGAACGACGACGAGACGCTACTGATCCAGAGTGGTAAGCCAGTCGGCGTGTTCCCGTCCCATGCCGATGCGCCGCGCGTACTGCTGGCGAACTCGAATCTCGTTCCCGCCTGGGCGACTTGGGAGCATTTCAACGAGCTCGATCGGAAGGGGCTGATGATGTACGGCCAAATGACGGCCGGCTCTTGGATCTACATCGGGTCGCAAGGCATCGTGCAAGGCACGTACGAAACGTTTGTCGAGATGGGCCGCCAGCACTATGCCGGCAGTCTGCGCGGCAAGTGGATTCTCACCGCGGGCCTCGGCGGCATGGGTGGCGCGCAGCCACTCGCGGCATCGCTCGCTGGGGCGTGCTCGCTGAACATCGAGTGTCAGCAAAGTCGCATCGATTTCCGGATCAAAACGCGCTATGTCGATGAGCAGGCCAAGGACCTCGACGACGCGCTCGCGCGGATCGCGCACTACACCGCGGCGGGTGAGGCGAAGTCGATTGCGTTGCTCGGCAATGCGGCCGAGATCCTGCCTGAAATGGTCCGACGCGGCGTGCGTCCAGATGCAGTCACCGACCAAACGTCGGCGCACGACCCGGTCAACGGCTATCTCCCGCTGGGTTGGACAGTTGAGCAATGGCTGGAACGGCGGGTGAGCGACCCTGTTGGCACGGCGCGCGCGGCGAAGCAGAGCATGCGTGTGCATGTCGAGGCGATGCTCGCGTTCCAGAAGATGGGCGCGCCCACGTTTGACTACGGCAACAACATCCGGCAAATGGCGAAGGATGAGGGTTTGAGCAATGCGTTCGACTTCCCGGGCTTCGTGCCGGCGTATGTGCGACCGTTGTTCTGTCGCGGCATTGGGCCGTTCCGTTGGGTCGCGCTGTCGGGCGATCCGGAAGATATTTTGAAGACGGACGCGAAGGTCAAAGAGCTGATTCCGGACGACCCGCATCTGCACAACTGGCTCGACATGGCCGAGCAGCGCATTGCGTTCCAGGGCTTGCCAGCGCGCATTTGCTGGGTGGGGCTCGGGCAGCGGCATCGATTGGCGCTCGCGTTCAACGAGATGGTTCGAAATGGTGAGCTGAAGGCGCCGATTGTCATCGGCCGCGATCATTTGGATTCTGGTTCGGTGGCATCACCGAATCGCGAAACTGAAGCCATGAAGGATGGCTCAGACGCCGTGTCCGATTGGCCGCTGCTGAATGCGATGCTCAATGTTGCCGGTGGCGCGACATGGGTGAGTCTCCATCACGGCGGTGGCGTTGGCATGGGCTACTCGCAGCACTCTGGTGTGGTCATTGTCTGTGATGGCACCGAGGCGGCTGATCGCCGACTGGCCCGCGTGCTGTGGAACGACCCGGGAACGGGTGTGATGCGTCATGCGGATGCAGGCTACGAGATTGCGCAGCAATGCGCGCGCGAGCAAGGCCTGAATCTGCCAATGCTCTGA
- a CDS encoding tail fiber domain-containing protein, with protein MSLLTTPFRNICGRPMHALAAAIMLTLAANAATAGNHVYRGSLTDGGRPAQGAYDLRLTLLDASGDKQLAAPLTYSAVQIQSGQFQVDLDFGLDLTRYTKLRLRTEVASTGGSFVQVGEPQVFEPKSTLGSVCWDTQGNAGTNDATDFLGTTDGEQLILKVGNAQVMRYDFPDNVIGGSSANGVDTFGDSSQTIAGGGSTATNCGLFLDQPCGNSVVATYGAIGGGGSNSVTNTFGTIAGGNNNTVMGQQGTIAGGINNTASAINATIAGGSRNTASGSHSVIGGGFLNQASGFRSGVLTGDQVIASGDYSAVLGGIDNRAMGERSNVAGGTFGLASGVESAVPGGNSNCAGGDTSFAAGTRAIVRSGNGVGDVACAVAGTDANGDEGTFIWSDAQASNFVSTGANQFLVRASGGAAINGTPPNANGGFEFNVYGNPPDTGFVEVGLIPNPVPNPNTGERIELGAGIGGAGTNDANFRIAHRNNAGAFFEHLSLNGDGSTIVRSNPANAAVGVTLAVGSGSWASLSDRAVKTDVAVIDPELILDRLNAMPISAWRYIGQEAGVRHLGPMAQDFRAAFGLGENDTTINTVDADGVALAAIQGLSRQVAAAKAENAALREQLARLEAMVQQVLPPVSGNRPE; from the coding sequence ATGAGCTTGCTGACTACCCCATTCCGGAACATCTGCGGTCGCCCGATGCATGCCTTGGCCGCCGCCATCATGCTGACCCTTGCCGCAAACGCCGCGACCGCAGGAAACCATGTCTACCGCGGCAGCCTCACCGATGGCGGGCGACCGGCGCAAGGTGCGTATGACTTGAGACTGACGCTGCTGGATGCGTCCGGTGACAAGCAATTGGCCGCACCGTTGACTTATTCTGCAGTTCAGATCCAATCCGGGCAGTTCCAGGTCGACCTGGATTTCGGTTTGGACTTGACCCGATATACCAAACTTCGGTTGCGAACCGAAGTCGCATCGACCGGCGGCAGCTTCGTGCAAGTTGGCGAGCCACAAGTTTTTGAGCCGAAGTCCACGCTTGGCAGCGTCTGCTGGGATACGCAAGGCAACGCCGGCACCAATGACGCCACGGATTTCCTCGGCACGACGGACGGCGAACAGCTGATCCTCAAGGTCGGCAATGCCCAGGTGATGCGCTACGACTTCCCGGACAATGTGATCGGTGGATCGAGTGCGAATGGCGTGGACACTTTCGGCGATAGCAGTCAGACCATTGCCGGTGGCGGCAGTACCGCAACGAACTGTGGCCTCTTTCTGGATCAGCCTTGCGGCAACTCGGTGGTCGCCACTTATGGAGCCATCGGTGGCGGCGGTTCCAATTCCGTGACGAATACGTTCGGCACCATTGCTGGTGGCAACAACAATACGGTGATGGGTCAGCAGGGGACGATCGCAGGGGGCATCAACAACACCGCCTCGGCCATCAACGCAACCATCGCAGGCGGGTCGCGAAACACGGCCTCGGGTAGTCACAGCGTGATTGGTGGCGGATTTCTCAATCAGGCAAGCGGATTCCGCTCAGGGGTATTGACTGGCGATCAAGTGATTGCCAGCGGAGACTATTCCGCTGTACTCGGCGGCATAGACAATCGTGCAATGGGCGAGCGATCGAACGTCGCCGGCGGTACGTTTGGTCTCGCATCGGGTGTCGAAAGCGCCGTGCCAGGCGGCAATAGCAACTGTGCGGGTGGCGACACCTCTTTCGCCGCCGGCACGCGCGCGATTGTTCGCTCCGGAAATGGCGTCGGCGATGTGGCGTGCGCGGTTGCTGGAACCGATGCCAACGGCGACGAAGGCACGTTCATCTGGTCCGACGCGCAAGCCAGCAACTTTGTTTCGACCGGAGCGAATCAATTTCTGGTCAGGGCCAGTGGCGGCGCAGCAATCAACGGGACACCCCCGAACGCCAATGGCGGCTTTGAGTTCAATGTCTACGGCAATCCACCGGACACAGGGTTTGTGGAGGTCGGTCTGATTCCGAATCCCGTACCGAATCCGAACACTGGCGAGCGCATCGAACTCGGCGCCGGCATTGGTGGCGCCGGCACCAATGATGCGAACTTCCGGATTGCCCACAGGAACAACGCCGGTGCGTTCTTCGAGCACCTAAGTTTGAACGGTGATGGCAGCACCATCGTTCGCTCCAACCCCGCTAATGCAGCGGTCGGCGTGACGCTGGCGGTCGGATCCGGCTCCTGGGCATCGTTGTCTGATCGTGCCGTCAAGACCGATGTGGCGGTCATTGATCCCGAACTGATTCTCGACCGACTGAACGCCATGCCCATCAGCGCGTGGCGCTATATCGGACAGGAAGCGGGCGTGCGTCATTTGGGTCCGATGGCACAAGACTTCCGCGCCGCATTCGGCCTGGGCGAGAATGACACCACGATCAACACGGTCGATGCAGACGGGGTGGCCTTGGCGGCGATTCAAGGCTTGAGCCGACAAGTCGCTGCCGCCAAGGCCGAAAATGCGGCTTTACGTGAGCAATTGGCGCGCTTGGAAGCAATGGTGCAGCAAGTGTTGCCGCCAGTGTCGGGCAATAGACCGGAGTAA